In Phosphitispora fastidiosa, a single genomic region encodes these proteins:
- a CDS encoding CpsD/CapB family tyrosine-protein kinase, with amino-acid sequence MEMLKKKVIAEIDTGSPVAEAFRLIRTNLKFVSVDKPFKSVLITSSSPMEGKSETAANLGVVMAQSGVRVIIADCDLRMAEQHTIFGLGNHKGITDFLTGEATLDQIVNQTRIPKLSVVTAGKLPPNPSELLQSEKTRELLSQLMEMCDMLIIDSPPLLIRADAVVLSAMAGGVIMMLRTGRTKIEAVQEAKDRLEKAGARILGVVMNDG; translated from the coding sequence ATGGAAATGCTGAAGAAAAAGGTAATTGCTGAGATAGATACCGGGTCACCGGTGGCGGAGGCATTTCGCCTGATCAGGACAAACCTGAAGTTTGTATCAGTTGACAAGCCATTTAAATCTGTTTTGATTACCAGCTCCAGCCCCATGGAGGGAAAATCGGAAACGGCAGCCAACCTGGGTGTGGTCATGGCCCAGTCCGGGGTCAGGGTGATTATTGCCGACTGTGACCTGAGGATGGCCGAACAGCACACCATATTCGGGCTGGGAAATCACAAGGGAATTACTGATTTTTTGACAGGTGAAGCCACTCTCGATCAAATCGTGAATCAGACCCGGATACCTAAGCTGAGCGTGGTTACCGCAGGCAAGCTGCCGCCCAACCCGTCTGAACTGCTGCAGTCTGAGAAGACCAGGGAGCTGCTGAGCCAGTTGATGGAAATGTGTGATATGCTGATTATAGATTCTCCGCCGCTCTTAATCCGGGCTGATGCTGTTGTCCTGTCAGCTATGGCCGGCGGGGTGATCATGATGTTAAGAACAGGCAGGACCAAGATTGAGGCAGTTCAGGAAGCCAAGGACCGGCTGGAGAAAGCCGGGGCCAGGATCTTAGGGGTTGTCATGAATGACGGGTAA
- a CDS encoding glycosyltransferase family 4 protein produces MYKVAMIGHFGGDKNFSDGQTVKTKELYSTIISEYTSEVFVLDTYQITKNIFKLISLVNNVLKNSEKIILIVSSRGYKVLLPILIILNHVYKRDIFDFVIGGFRQNHLKKSWALRLLSRRCKKIYLESYKLVDEYLSLEIVNCNYLPNFKQLNIVSLEELNIEVKKPFKVCTFSRICKEKGIEDAIDAVKLANAKLGEVVYKLDIFGLPDNSYKERFESLQKQFPSFIRYGGMVDYNKSTQVLKDYFLLLFPTYHNGEGFPGTLIDAFASGLPIIASEWNCNAEIIKDYRTGRIIPAKNLTVLSEILLYYAQNPSEILDMRKQCVDEAYKYIPKYALKSFIDELKNDS; encoded by the coding sequence ATGTATAAAGTTGCTATGATAGGTCATTTTGGTGGAGATAAAAACTTTTCAGATGGACAGACTGTGAAAACAAAAGAATTGTATAGCACTATTATCAGTGAATATACATCGGAAGTTTTTGTTCTAGATACCTATCAGATTACCAAAAACATATTTAAACTTATTAGTCTCGTTAATAATGTCTTAAAAAATAGTGAAAAGATTATTCTTATAGTTTCTTCACGGGGCTACAAAGTTCTGTTGCCAATTTTGATTATATTAAATCACGTATATAAAAGGGATATTTTTGATTTTGTTATAGGAGGATTTAGACAAAACCATCTAAAGAAAAGCTGGGCCTTACGTTTGTTGTCCAGGCGCTGCAAGAAGATTTATTTGGAATCATACAAACTTGTTGATGAATATTTAAGTTTAGAAATAGTGAATTGTAATTATCTACCCAATTTTAAACAATTAAATATTGTTTCTTTAGAAGAATTAAATATAGAGGTGAAAAAACCTTTTAAGGTTTGTACATTCTCTAGAATATGCAAAGAAAAGGGTATTGAAGATGCTATTGATGCTGTAAAATTAGCAAATGCTAAACTTGGGGAAGTAGTATATAAGTTAGATATATTTGGATTGCCAGATAATAGTTATAAAGAGCGATTTGAGTCTTTACAGAAACAGTTCCCCTCATTTATTAGATATGGCGGAATGGTTGACTATAATAAGAGTACCCAGGTTTTAAAAGACTATTTCCTGTTGCTATTTCCTACTTATCATAACGGAGAAGGATTTCCAGGAACTTTGATAGATGCATTTGCTTCTGGTTTGCCGATTATTGCTTCTGAGTGGAATTGTAATGCTGAAATTATTAAGGATTATAGAACGGGACGAATAATTCCCGCAAAAAATTTGACGGTATTAAGTGAAATACTTCTATACTATGCACAGAATCCTTCAGAGATACTTGATATGAGAAAACAGTGTGTTGATGAAGCCTATAAATATATACCTAAATATGCGTTAAAGTCATTTATAGATGAACTAAAGAATGATTCCTAA
- the pheT gene encoding phenylalanine--tRNA ligase subunit beta: protein MRVSYKWLREYVDIPVSPEELAERMTMVGVAVENIEYPGKGIEKVVTAKIEKIEPHPDANKLVVCRINTGSEMLQVVTGAPNVREGQVILLALVGGAIPGMKITKAKLRGVESFGMLCSAKELGLDPENFPADQREGILEFPEDTRLGMDARELLGLDDAVLELELTPNRADCLSMTGVAREVSAVLGTALQLPEIGVKEIEEIIDGKVTVEINNPDLCGRYVARLIRNVKIGPSPVWMQQRLQAAGVRPISNIVDVTNYVMMEMGQPLHAFDYDKLAQQAIIVRRAREGEKMFSLDDVERELNPEMLVITDPTGPVAIAGVMGGLDTEITGDTTSVLIEAAYFKPASIHRTSKNLALRSESSARFEKGIDINGCLAAAARACQLIQEMDGGRPVKGAVDNFPAPPANPVIRLRPERTALIMGITVPREQIGDIMARLGFGVTEDGNDFMVEVPTRRGDITTEIDLIEEVARLFGYNNIPTTLPEGASTEGRKSEAQVMADTISDLMAGCGLNEIITLSFMNPKAFDMLNLPPEHSLRKAVTVQNPLSEEQRVLRTTMLPGILDILSRNTARKNRDLAFFEMGRIFIPVEGEKLPQEKLTLAAAVMGKTRAGWQSAAQEMDFYYLKGVLESLLDTLNIKKYNLVPENRESSCHPGRTARIELGGEAFGIIGEIHPNVAENYRLNERVYVMQLDVETLLRSAGGVKQYSPLPRYPAVERDMAIVVSQDITAGEINRVIRKSAGNLLERISLFDVYQGSQIKEGFKSMGFSLRFQSPERTLTDEEVNLIHQKIQQALKDNFQAELRG from the coding sequence ATGAGGGTTTCATATAAGTGGCTCAGGGAATATGTTGATATTCCCGTATCGCCTGAGGAATTGGCTGAGCGGATGACAATGGTCGGTGTGGCCGTAGAGAACATTGAATATCCGGGCAAGGGAATTGAAAAGGTCGTTACCGCAAAAATCGAGAAAATTGAACCACATCCCGATGCCAATAAGCTGGTCGTCTGCAGGATCAATACCGGTTCGGAAATGCTGCAGGTAGTCACCGGAGCGCCTAATGTCAGGGAAGGGCAGGTTATCCTCCTGGCCCTGGTCGGGGGAGCAATTCCCGGAATGAAGATAACCAAGGCCAAGCTGAGAGGTGTGGAGTCATTCGGAATGTTATGCTCCGCCAAGGAACTGGGGCTGGACCCGGAGAACTTTCCCGCGGACCAGAGGGAGGGTATCCTGGAATTTCCGGAAGACACCCGGCTGGGCATGGATGCCCGGGAACTGCTGGGGCTTGATGATGCTGTCCTGGAGCTTGAGCTTACCCCCAACAGGGCGGACTGTCTCAGCATGACAGGTGTGGCCAGGGAGGTATCCGCCGTGCTGGGGACAGCGCTGCAACTGCCCGAAATAGGTGTAAAGGAAATCGAGGAGATCATTGACGGCAAGGTGACTGTTGAGATTAACAATCCCGATTTGTGCGGCCGGTATGTGGCCCGCCTGATCAGAAATGTGAAAATAGGTCCTTCACCGGTGTGGATGCAGCAGAGGCTGCAGGCTGCCGGGGTAAGGCCTATCAGTAATATTGTTGATGTTACCAATTATGTGATGATGGAAATGGGACAGCCGCTGCATGCCTTTGATTATGACAAGCTGGCCCAACAGGCAATTATCGTGCGCCGGGCCCGGGAGGGGGAGAAAATGTTCTCCCTGGATGATGTGGAACGGGAACTCAACCCTGAGATGCTGGTGATTACCGACCCCACAGGGCCGGTGGCCATAGCCGGGGTTATGGGGGGGCTGGATACCGAAATTACCGGCGACACCACCTCAGTCCTTATTGAGGCGGCATATTTCAAGCCTGCCAGCATCCACCGGACCTCCAAAAACCTGGCCCTGAGGTCTGAGTCCTCAGCCAGGTTTGAAAAGGGTATTGATATCAATGGCTGTCTGGCTGCGGCAGCCAGAGCCTGCCAGCTTATTCAGGAGATGGACGGGGGCCGTCCGGTCAAGGGGGCTGTGGATAATTTCCCCGCTCCGCCGGCGAACCCTGTTATCAGGCTGAGACCGGAAAGAACAGCCCTGATCATGGGAATTACCGTTCCCCGGGAGCAAATCGGGGATATCATGGCCCGACTGGGCTTTGGGGTGACTGAGGATGGCAATGATTTTATGGTGGAGGTCCCCACCAGGCGCGGGGATATTACCACCGAGATTGACCTGATAGAAGAGGTCGCCCGGCTGTTTGGTTACAATAATATACCGACCACCCTTCCGGAAGGGGCCAGTACAGAAGGTCGCAAGAGCGAAGCCCAGGTCATGGCAGACACAATCAGTGATTTGATGGCAGGGTGCGGTCTGAATGAAATTATTACCCTGAGCTTTATGAACCCTAAAGCCTTTGATATGTTGAACCTGCCGCCGGAGCACTCCTTAAGGAAGGCGGTGACTGTGCAGAATCCCCTCAGTGAGGAGCAGCGTGTCCTGAGAACGACGATGCTGCCCGGAATCCTGGACATTCTGTCCCGCAATACAGCCAGGAAAAACCGTGATCTGGCGTTTTTCGAAATGGGCCGGATATTCATCCCTGTAGAGGGTGAGAAACTGCCTCAGGAAAAACTGACCCTGGCGGCTGCAGTGATGGGCAAAACCAGGGCCGGCTGGCAGTCAGCAGCTCAGGAAATGGACTTTTACTATCTCAAGGGTGTTCTGGAGTCACTGCTGGATACCCTGAATATCAAAAAATACAACCTGGTCCCGGAAAACCGGGAGAGTTCGTGCCATCCCGGCAGGACTGCCAGGATTGAACTTGGGGGCGAAGCCTTCGGGATAATCGGTGAGATTCACCCCAATGTGGCGGAAAATTACCGTCTCAATGAGAGGGTTTATGTGATGCAGCTGGATGTGGAGACACTCCTCCGGTCTGCGGGAGGGGTCAAGCAATACAGCCCGCTGCCCAGGTATCCGGCTGTGGAACGGGATATGGCGATAGTTGTGAGTCAGGACATTACGGCAGGGGAGATTAACCGCGTAATCAGGAAGAGCGCCGGCAATCTCCTGGAAAGGATCAGCCTGTTTGATGTCTACCAGGGTTCTCAGATAAAGGAAGGCTTCAAGAGTATGGGATTTTCCCTGAGGTTCCAGTCGCCTGAGCGGACCCTGACAGATGAAGAGGTGAATCTGATTCATCAAAAAATACAGCAGGCCTTAAAGGATAATTTCCAGGCTGAGCTGAGGGGCTGA
- a CDS encoding glycosyltransferase family 2 protein codes for MDELVSIITPVYNSEKYIGETIKSVLSQTHQNWEMLITDDCSKDNTAEVIKQIIDPRIKYFKLEKNSGAAIARNRALEKAQGRYIAFLDADDMWKSEKLEKQLAFMVKNSIGFSFSGYEILRDGGNKVISVPNSLNYSQFMKNTIIGTLTVMINTDVVGEVRLVNVKKDHDSMTWAKLLREGNVAYGLNESLAYYRKVVGSISNDKLLAAKSHWNNCREIERLSIPRCMYYFFFYILNALKKHYL; via the coding sequence ATGGATGAATTAGTTTCAATCATTACACCGGTTTATAATTCTGAAAAATATATAGGTGAGACAATTAAAAGTGTCCTTTCTCAGACTCATCAAAACTGGGAGATGCTGATAACGGATGATTGTTCTAAAGATAATACTGCAGAGGTGATTAAGCAAATTATTGACCCTCGTATTAAGTATTTTAAATTAGAGAAAAACTCCGGTGCTGCTATTGCGAGAAATCGAGCTTTAGAAAAAGCCCAGGGCAGATATATTGCATTTTTAGACGCAGATGATATGTGGAAATCCGAGAAACTGGAAAAACAACTAGCTTTTATGGTTAAGAATAGTATCGGGTTTTCATTTTCAGGTTATGAAATATTACGGGACGGTGGGAACAAGGTCATAAGTGTTCCAAACTCCCTCAATTACAGCCAGTTTATGAAAAATACAATTATCGGCACTTTAACGGTGATGATTAACACGGATGTTGTTGGAGAAGTTAGGTTAGTTAATGTTAAGAAAGACCATGATTCAATGACATGGGCGAAGCTTCTCAGAGAAGGAAATGTAGCCTATGGCTTGAACGAGAGTCTTGCTTATTACAGAAAAGTAGTTGGTTCTATTTCAAACGATAAATTGCTAGCAGCGAAGAGTCACTGGAATAACTGCAGGGAGATTGAAAGGCTATCAATACCAAGATGTATGTATTATTTCTTTTTTTACATTTTAAATGCATTGAAGAAACATTATTTATAG
- a CDS encoding GumC family protein yields the protein MSEGKRLSADEIDLRDVFRILKRRYKIIVLITLAAFLISLGANSFMLTPIYSTKAVMMVSQVVPEGATNRMNNGVGLEGLVNSIAIIPPQTMNSYVGQLGSNAVMERVIKKLKLDREGYTPGSLAGLIKVTPVPETNLINIYVNHTNPFTAQKIANAISSEFLVYVTESNQEQLTRSVDFLEQQAKTTGAELDAAVEKLNEVEAAQGGVSILNQLLTAKIQELTQVSSQLTQARAESRQLEAEVDQVWEQLSSTSPTVQVTTGTDAAGEPVVVEEPNPTYNTLNNMAVQGTVDAAGMNARVAELSAMEKRVYSELLDMEVELNQKSNIKGAAETEVNRLQETYTLLRAKINEAKIAKALKLGETGLTVVSEAPIPEYPVKPNKTLNMMIAVVLGLMISVALALLLNYMDNTIKTAQEAEDLLGLPVLGQIPVYKPFKGSRSGAVTVSDNAGRPLDM from the coding sequence ATGAGTGAGGGAAAAAGATTATCCGCTGATGAAATTGACTTAAGAGACGTATTCAGGATATTGAAGAGACGCTACAAGATAATTGTTTTGATTACCCTGGCCGCATTTCTAATCAGCCTGGGGGCAAACAGTTTTATGTTAACCCCAATTTATTCGACCAAGGCTGTCATGATGGTCAGCCAGGTAGTTCCTGAAGGGGCGACCAACCGGATGAACAACGGGGTAGGCCTGGAGGGGCTGGTAAACAGCATTGCCATAATTCCCCCCCAGACAATGAACTCTTATGTCGGGCAGCTGGGAAGCAATGCCGTCATGGAAAGGGTCATCAAAAAACTCAAGCTTGACAGGGAGGGATACACTCCCGGCAGTCTGGCCGGCCTGATTAAGGTTACTCCCGTCCCGGAAACCAATCTGATCAATATTTATGTCAATCATACCAATCCCTTTACAGCACAAAAGATCGCCAATGCCATCAGCAGTGAGTTTCTGGTCTATGTCACTGAATCCAATCAGGAGCAGCTGACCAGGTCTGTGGATTTCCTGGAGCAGCAGGCTAAAACAACCGGCGCGGAGCTTGATGCGGCAGTGGAAAAACTGAATGAGGTGGAGGCGGCACAGGGCGGAGTCAGCATTCTGAATCAACTGCTCACCGCCAAAATACAGGAGCTTACCCAGGTAAGCTCGCAGCTAACGCAGGCCAGGGCGGAATCCAGGCAGTTGGAGGCCGAGGTAGACCAGGTCTGGGAACAGTTAAGTTCAACATCACCTACCGTTCAAGTCACCACGGGTACTGATGCTGCAGGTGAGCCGGTGGTTGTTGAAGAACCAAACCCAACCTACAATACCCTGAACAATATGGCTGTCCAGGGGACTGTTGATGCCGCCGGGATGAATGCCCGGGTTGCAGAACTCAGTGCCATGGAAAAGCGGGTCTATTCCGAACTGCTGGATATGGAGGTTGAGCTGAACCAGAAAAGCAATATCAAAGGTGCTGCCGAAACCGAGGTCAACCGCCTTCAGGAGACTTATACCCTACTCAGAGCCAAAATCAACGAGGCTAAAATCGCCAAGGCGCTGAAGCTTGGTGAAACAGGGCTGACGGTAGTATCTGAGGCGCCCATTCCGGAGTATCCCGTAAAACCAAACAAGACGCTGAATATGATGATAGCAGTTGTCCTGGGGCTGATGATTTCAGTCGCTTTGGCCCTGCTGCTCAATTATATGGATAATACCATTAAAACCGCCCAGGAAGCAGAGGATCTCCTGGGGCTGCCCGTACTGGGCCAGATACCGGTGTACAAGCCGTTTAAGGGAAGCCGATCGGGTGCGGTAACTGTGTCTGATAATGCAGGACGTCCCCTGGATATGTAG
- a CDS encoding AMP-binding protein — protein MKDQVDFERNMINGNCDFNFYKMNAFLKEISNNVNYYNLLKGYEIHAIKDFERVPLLTKKMIKENREKLISTKIVNKKELWNGSSSGSTGSPLKFYRDKNSIRIERYNYDSYYKYCGCDLNEKRIRISGVKIVPFNRERPPYWLYIDKYKQLQCSVYHISKNTFNHYLYAFKRSGADFATGFPSGWSALAELMIEHGLTFSKFKAIVTDSEGLSSEQQKKIEQAFECPVYQTYGLGEVGMCAVQCNKGNYHILSSHYVEVVDKDGKSVIDGEEGEIVVTDFNSTNYPFIRYATGDLGVMYHNDCGCEIKTPYLSSITGRIEDYIVAKDGRKIKRLTLIMKPAVGVKESQIIQVARDKIVINVVPDQNFVEGSMKLVLENAREFIGDMKLTWNKVEQLERMPSGKLKFLVRKI, from the coding sequence GTGAAGGACCAAGTTGATTTTGAAAGAAACATGATTAATGGCAATTGTGATTTTAACTTCTATAAGATGAATGCCTTTCTTAAGGAAATATCGAACAATGTTAATTATTATAATCTTTTAAAGGGGTATGAAATTCATGCCATTAAAGATTTTGAACGGGTTCCTCTATTAACAAAAAAAATGATAAAAGAAAACAGGGAGAAGTTAATCTCGACAAAGATAGTAAATAAAAAGGAATTATGGAATGGTTCTTCAAGCGGGTCAACAGGATCACCGTTGAAATTCTATAGAGATAAAAACAGTATAAGAATTGAGCGATATAATTATGATAGCTACTATAAATACTGTGGGTGTGATTTAAACGAAAAGCGTATCAGGATTTCTGGTGTAAAAATTGTACCATTTAACCGAGAAAGGCCACCATACTGGTTATATATAGACAAGTATAAACAACTGCAATGTAGCGTTTATCATATTTCTAAAAACACCTTTAACCATTACCTTTATGCATTTAAAAGATCAGGTGCTGATTTTGCGACAGGATTCCCGTCGGGTTGGTCTGCGTTAGCGGAGTTAATGATAGAGCATGGATTAACTTTTTCAAAATTTAAAGCTATTGTGACAGATAGTGAAGGGCTGTCAAGCGAACAGCAGAAAAAGATTGAACAAGCTTTTGAGTGCCCGGTTTACCAAACTTACGGGTTGGGAGAAGTAGGAATGTGTGCTGTTCAATGTAACAAAGGCAATTATCATATATTGTCAAGTCATTATGTGGAAGTTGTTGACAAAGATGGGAAAAGTGTTATTGATGGCGAAGAAGGGGAAATTGTAGTAACAGATTTTAACAGTACTAACTATCCCTTTATAAGATACGCAACTGGAGATTTAGGCGTAATGTACCATAATGATTGTGGATGTGAAATTAAGACCCCTTACTTATCGAGTATCACAGGGAGGATAGAAGATTATATTGTCGCCAAGGATGGTAGGAAAATTAAAAGACTAACTTTAATTATGAAACCTGCTGTAGGAGTAAAAGAAAGCCAGATTATTCAGGTGGCACGAGATAAGATTGTTATTAATGTAGTTCCAGATCAGAACTTTGTCGAAGGATCCATGAAACTAGTTTTAGAAAATGCCAGAGAATTTATTGGAGATATGAAATTAACGTGGAATAAAGTTGAACAACTTGAGAGGATGCCTAGCGGAAAACTGAAGTTTTTGGTAAGGAAGATATAG
- a CDS encoding DegT/DnrJ/EryC1/StrS family aminotransferase, protein MTGKRIYLSSPHMSDEGYEQFYVKEAFDTNWVAPVGENVNQFEKEMADKVGVNAAAALASGTAAIHLALKAAGVGSGDIVFCQSLTFSATANPIIYQNAIPVFIDSDRETWNMSPAALERAFEKYKPKAVLVVHLYGLAADMDKIVELCKEHEVSLIEDAAESLGTLYKGCYTGTMGDYGVFSFNGNKIITTSSGGMLVSNNEAKIAKARFWATQARDPARHYQHSELGYNYRMSNIVAGIGRGQLRVLEKRVEKKRQIFEFYRQELGELAGVTMMPVNEWNEPNFWLSCMTLSGPVRPLDIMEALEAENIESRPIWKPMHRQPFFAEYDFVGDGVSEEIFEDGICLPSDTKMTGEDLERIAEIIKGLWSKQGVVE, encoded by the coding sequence ATGACGGGTAAAAGAATATATCTTTCTTCACCACATATGAGTGATGAAGGCTATGAACAGTTTTATGTAAAGGAAGCATTTGATACCAACTGGGTGGCCCCTGTAGGGGAAAATGTAAATCAATTTGAGAAGGAAATGGCAGATAAGGTCGGGGTCAATGCAGCTGCTGCCTTAGCCTCAGGGACGGCTGCCATCCATCTGGCGCTGAAGGCTGCCGGAGTGGGGAGCGGGGATATTGTCTTTTGCCAGAGTCTCACTTTTTCCGCTACCGCAAATCCGATTATATATCAAAATGCGATTCCGGTTTTTATTGACAGTGACCGGGAAACCTGGAACATGAGTCCGGCGGCTCTGGAAAGGGCCTTTGAGAAATATAAACCAAAAGCAGTGTTGGTTGTTCACCTGTATGGCCTGGCGGCTGATATGGATAAGATTGTTGAGCTGTGTAAGGAACACGAGGTATCACTGATTGAGGATGCCGCCGAATCATTGGGGACCTTGTACAAAGGGTGTTACACCGGCACTATGGGCGATTATGGTGTTTTTTCATTTAATGGCAACAAAATCATCACCACCTCAAGTGGCGGGATGCTTGTCAGCAATAATGAAGCGAAAATTGCCAAGGCCCGATTCTGGGCCACCCAGGCCAGAGACCCGGCAAGGCACTACCAGCACAGTGAACTGGGCTATAACTACAGGATGAGCAATATTGTGGCCGGGATTGGCCGGGGGCAGCTCCGGGTTTTAGAGAAGCGAGTTGAGAAGAAAAGGCAGATATTTGAGTTTTACCGGCAGGAGTTGGGAGAATTAGCAGGTGTCACCATGATGCCGGTGAATGAGTGGAATGAGCCTAACTTCTGGCTGAGCTGTATGACCCTGAGCGGTCCGGTGAGGCCCCTGGATATTATGGAGGCCCTGGAGGCTGAGAATATCGAATCCAGGCCCATCTGGAAGCCGATGCACCGGCAGCCGTTTTTTGCGGAGTATGATTTTGTGGGTGACGGTGTATCTGAGGAGATATTTGAGGATGGGATCTGCCTGCCGAGTGATACCAAGATGACAGGTGAGGATTTGGAGAGGATTGCAGAGATAATCAAAGGTTTGTGGAGTAAACAAGGGGTTGTGGAGTAA
- a CDS encoding sugar transferase translates to MQTEVRPGTELPVRHHGTGGVYRKYLKRPMDFVLSLGAIIGLAPVLLTVAVLVRVKLGSPVLFKQKRPGLNEKIFTMYKFRTMTDEKDEHGELLPDEIRLTKFGKFLRSTSLDELPELFNILKGDMSVVGPRPQLIRDMVFMTPEQRQRHSVLPGLSGLAQINGRNCILWEDKFRYDLKYIEKITFLGDWKIIFQTVAKAFKREGVAAEGMETAEDYGDYLLRVGSIDDDAYKVGVEESKQISMVGLELFKKK, encoded by the coding sequence GTGCAAACCGAGGTTAGGCCAGGTACAGAGCTGCCTGTGCGGCATCATGGCACTGGCGGTGTATATAGAAAATATCTGAAGAGGCCGATGGATTTTGTGTTATCCTTAGGTGCGATTATTGGATTAGCGCCGGTTTTGCTTACAGTAGCCGTGTTAGTGAGGGTTAAGCTGGGGAGTCCGGTACTGTTTAAGCAGAAACGACCGGGGCTGAATGAGAAGATTTTTACGATGTATAAATTCAGGACCATGACTGATGAGAAAGATGAGCATGGTGAGCTGCTGCCTGATGAGATAAGGCTGACGAAGTTTGGGAAGTTTCTGCGGTCAACATCACTTGATGAGCTGCCGGAGTTGTTTAATATATTAAAGGGAGATATGAGTGTAGTCGGGCCACGGCCACAGCTCATAAGGGATATGGTGTTCATGACACCGGAGCAGAGGCAGAGGCACAGTGTTTTGCCGGGATTATCCGGCCTGGCACAGATAAACGGGCGCAACTGCATCTTGTGGGAAGATAAATTTAGATATGACCTGAAGTATATTGAAAAGATTACGTTTTTGGGTGACTGGAAGATTATATTTCAGACAGTTGCAAAAGCTTTTAAACGGGAAGGCGTTGCTGCTGAAGGAATGGAGACTGCAGAGGATTATGGGGATTATCTGCTGCGGGTAGGCAGTATTGATGATGATGCATATAAGGTGGGTGTGGAAGAGAGTAAACAGATTAGTATGGTTGGTTTAGAATTATTTAAGAAAAAGTAG
- a CDS encoding phenylalanine--tRNA ligase subunit alpha, with amino-acid sequence MKDKLEQIKAAALDSIAAAADLDQINEIRVRYLGKKGELTTILRGMGALSAEERPLAGQLTNEVRQSIESELGRKTEALKEEEKLGRLQEETIDVTLPGRPFQVGRRHPLVMVLDEIKDIFLGLGFEIADGPEVELDYYNFEALNFPPDHPARDMQDSFYIDEGILLRTHTSPVQPRVMEKRAPYIPVKAIGPGKVYRRDDDATHSPMFHQVEGFIIDKNISFSDLKGILLIVLRQMFGEDREIRLRPSFFPFTEPSAEVDVSCIMCNGKGCRVCSNTGWLEILGAGMIHPNVLQMSGYDPEEVTGFAFGIGIERVAMLKYGIDDLRLLFDNDKRFLAQF; translated from the coding sequence ATGAAGGACAAGCTTGAGCAGATTAAGGCAGCTGCCCTTGACAGCATAGCTGCCGCAGCCGACCTGGACCAGATTAATGAAATCAGGGTCAGGTATCTGGGGAAAAAGGGTGAACTGACCACAATCCTGAGGGGCATGGGCGCTCTCAGCGCTGAGGAAAGGCCTCTGGCGGGCCAGTTGACCAATGAGGTGCGCCAGAGTATTGAAAGCGAACTGGGCCGGAAAACCGAAGCCCTGAAAGAAGAGGAAAAGCTGGGGCGTCTCCAGGAGGAGACTATCGATGTCACCCTGCCCGGGAGGCCTTTTCAGGTGGGCAGGCGCCACCCGCTGGTAATGGTGCTTGATGAGATCAAGGATATCTTCCTGGGGCTGGGCTTTGAGATTGCCGACGGTCCCGAGGTAGAATTGGATTACTATAATTTTGAGGCGCTGAATTTTCCTCCCGACCACCCGGCCCGGGATATGCAGGACTCCTTCTATATTGATGAAGGCATTCTGCTGCGGACCCATACATCCCCGGTACAGCCGCGGGTGATGGAAAAAAGGGCGCCATACATACCTGTGAAGGCTATCGGACCCGGCAAGGTTTACCGGCGGGATGATGATGCCACCCACTCCCCTATGTTTCACCAGGTGGAAGGGTTTATTATTGATAAGAATATTTCCTTCAGTGACCTTAAGGGCATCCTGCTGATAGTACTCAGGCAAATGTTTGGCGAAGACCGGGAAATCAGGCTGAGGCCCAGCTTTTTCCCGTTTACGGAGCCCAGCGCAGAAGTGGATGTCTCCTGTATCATGTGCAATGGCAAGGGCTGCCGGGTTTGCTCCAATACGGGCTGGCTGGAAATACTGGGCGCCGGCATGATCCATCCCAATGTGCTGCAAATGTCCGGCTATGACCCCGAAGAGGTTACCGGCTTTGCCTTCGGAATTGGTATCGAACGGGTAGCTATGCTCAAATACGGAATTGATGACCTGCGGTTATTATTTGATAATGACAAGCGGTTTTTAGCACAGTTTTAG
- a CDS encoding cell division protein ZapA: protein MEDKGRATVQIYGEEYTVKGEASPEYLRMLAAYIDKMMRQVAARQPRLTTARVAVLTALNIADEMSKLQEDYDTLVKLMDTEKRKPDGEQKRPDENKNRSDQNKNRPDQDKNRSDQDRKKEFQKKKA from the coding sequence ATGGAAGATAAGGGCAGGGCGACGGTACAGATTTATGGTGAGGAATATACGGTAAAAGGCGAGGCTTCACCCGAATACCTGAGAATGCTCGCCGCCTATATCGATAAGATGATGAGACAGGTTGCCGCACGCCAGCCAAGGCTGACAACAGCCAGGGTGGCGGTGCTGACAGCGCTCAACATAGCTGATGAGATGAGCAAGCTTCAGGAGGACTATGATACCCTGGTGAAGCTGATGGACACTGAAAAGAGAAAACCTGACGGGGAGCAGAAGAGGCCTGACGAGAACAAGAACAGGTCTGACCAGAATAAGAACAGGCCTGACCAGGATAAGAACAGGTCTGACCAGGATAGGAAAAAAGAATTTCAGAAAAAGAAGGCATAA